One Nitrospinota bacterium genomic window carries:
- a CDS encoding slipin family protein — translation MDGFMVIIVVLALLIFSAVKILREYERGVIFLLGKFWKVKGPGLIIVVPGIQKMVKVSLRTVVMDVPPQDIITKDNVTVKVNAVVYFRVIDPRSAIIEVEDYLYATSQLSQTTLRSVLGQSELDDLLSRRDEINGHLQKVIDEQTEPWGVKVANVEVKNVDLPQEMQRALAKQAEAERERRAKVINAQGEFEAAQKLGEAADLIGAHPPALQLRFLQTLVDMSTERSTTTFVPIPMDLFDQFQKTRPKKEE, via the coding sequence ATGGATGGCTTCATGGTAATAATCGTTGTACTGGCCCTTCTGATCTTCAGCGCGGTCAAAATCCTGCGGGAATACGAGCGAGGTGTCATCTTTCTCTTGGGGAAATTCTGGAAAGTCAAAGGCCCCGGCCTCATCATCGTGGTCCCCGGAATTCAGAAAATGGTCAAAGTCAGCTTGCGCACCGTGGTCATGGACGTGCCGCCTCAGGACATCATCACCAAAGACAACGTGACGGTGAAGGTGAATGCCGTGGTTTACTTCCGCGTGATCGACCCCCGAAGCGCCATCATCGAGGTGGAGGACTACCTCTATGCCACGTCGCAATTGTCGCAAACGACGCTCCGAAGCGTCCTCGGGCAAAGCGAGCTGGATGATTTGTTGTCGCGGCGGGATGAGATCAACGGGCACCTGCAGAAGGTGATCGACGAGCAAACCGAACCCTGGGGCGTAAAAGTGGCTAATGTAGAAGTCAAGAATGTGGACCTGCCACAGGAAATGCAGCGGGCCTTAGCCAAACAGGCGGAAGCGGAACGGGAACGGCGGGCAAAGGTGATCAACGCCCAAGGTGAATTCGAAGCGGCGCAGAAACTCGGCGAAGCGGCGGACCTGATCGGCGCGCATCCCCCGGCTCTGCAACTGAGGTTTCTGCAGACCCTCGTGGACATGTCCACCGAGCGCAGTACCACGACCTTCGTCCCCATCCCCATGGATCTGTTCGACCAGTTCCAGAAGACCAGACCTAAAAAGGAGGAATAG